The following DNA comes from Musa acuminata AAA Group cultivar baxijiao chromosome BXJ1-4, Cavendish_Baxijiao_AAA, whole genome shotgun sequence.
GCGGTCTACATCGCCGCCGACATCTCGGGGGGCCACGTAAACCCCGCCGTCACCTTCGGCCTCGCCGTCGCGGGGCACATCGGCGTCCCGACTGCCATCTTTTATTGGATCTCCCAGTTGGGTGGCTCCACCCTCGCTTGCCTCCTCCTCCGCGTCGCCTCGGCCGGACAGGTCGCCTAAAAGTTAAAGGAAGATGAAGGACTTAACTGGGAAATTACTGATCGCGTCTTGATGCAGGCGATTCCGACGACGGGGATAGGGACGGAGATGACGGGCTTCGGCGGGGCGGTGGTGGAGAGCGCGATCACGTTCATTCTGGTGTACACGGTCTACGTGGCTGCGGACCCCGGGGGCGGCGGCGGAgacggaaagaggaagaggaaaatgagGCGAGAGGTGGCGGGGCCCCTCGCGGTAGGGCTGACGGCAGGGGCGTGCGTCCTGGCGGCCGCCTCCCTCACGGGGGGATCCATGAACCCGGCGAGGTCCTTCGGGCCGGCCGTCGTCAGCGGCAACTTCAAGAACCACGCGGTCTACTGGATCGGCCCCCTCATCGGCGCAGCCCTGGCGGCGCTGGTCCACCAATACCTGGTGTTCCCTTCCGCCTCCTCCGACGCCTATCCCAACTCCGCGGTGTAGAAGAGACTTCGGTTGCTTTATGTCTCTATATACTCACTCATCTTTGCCTTTGTTCTTATACATTCCGTTCCTCTAATAATAAAGTAGCGTAGCGTCGATAAGGAGAGATTAATATTATATATCTACAAAGTTGTGTAGTCTCTCTGTACGTATGTGCACTAATGAATACAGGTGATCGAGAGAGACATATGTCACAGGGTCTATTTATGTCATTCACAGATTGCGTGTCGTGTTATTGATACGTTGTCATTGTCGTAAGACCTTTCGGTCTCTATTAGTTATAAGTATCATACTTCATTTAATGTACGATTCATTCACAGAGCACGTCACGATTTTAAGTGTGGCATATTTGTATTTTACATCTTCGACTAAGTTTGAACGTATTTATATTTCTAATATGTGAAACAAAGAGTGAATATACAGATGTGAAATGTTTTTGGTAACAATGATGAAACCCATCATCATCATCCGCAACATGGAACTTCGAAGCCGGCACCCATGGCTTTCTCACAGCTCCGCAGCCAGCGATCGACGCTACACGGCGATCGAAACTGTGGGCATGGAGCAGATGGCCATGGCCGCGGACGAAAACAAAGCGCGAGGCGTGGCCACGGACTGTGATACGGCGTCGGTGTGAAGCTTCATACGAGTTTCCTTGCGTCAGAGCTCGTATGCATGTCGCCCTGCAAGTATCCGATGAAGGGGGACCATCACCATTCCCTTTTGTTACTCCCAATCTTCCAAGTTCGCAGCAATGACTGCGGTTGGTGAAAACGCCAAGGTTTAATAGTCTCATGCATTCACGGATTCGATGGTGAAAGTAACTTTTCTTCTCCGGTAAACATGGATAACCGTGTGGTCACCTCAGTAAGTCTGGCCTATATAGACTGCGCAGTTTACACTGCTAGTGCAGGAAACGTGAAAGATAGCGAGCTTGCTGGTTCTTTCGGTTTCACTTCCTTCCTTTGTTCTTTTCGGATTTTTTTTGGCTTCCTAACCAATCTTTTTGATGATTTATGATTGTAGTAAACGAGTTATCGAGAAATGACACCGCAATAAATGACTCGAGCTTTGGGAGTAGAAGGATTTAGATTTGTATAAGTTGAAAGATAGGTGGCGTAAATTGTGATAAAGATGATGTTGGATTACGAGTGGGGGAATCCGGCGGCGGTGACACCAGCCATGCTGCTATTCGGAGAGGAAAACGGCGGCGATGACCTCGTGCGGCAACAGGCGACAGTGTTCGACCACTTTGCAGGACATGGCATCGGCAGCGGTGGAAGCACCGACTTCTTCCCCCAGGCGCAGCCGCTGATGGCTGCAGCGTTCTTCCCGGCACCGACGCCCACATCTTCGACCTGGCACCAGAGAAATGGAATGGAATTTCCACCACTGCCGGCGAGGATCGGGCTCAACCTCGGAGTGCGCACCTATTTCTCATCAACATCACCCGCCGATGGGGGCGGAGTGGTGGCTGGAAGAGTCTGCCGCCGGCGGACCCGCATAGCTCGGTGCCAGGCCGAGGGATGCAGTATGGAACTCACCCATGCGAAGCATTACCACCGCCGCCATAAGGTGTGTGAGTTCCACTCCAAGGCTTCCGTCGTCATCGTTGCAGGCCTTTCTCAGCGCTTCTGCCAGCAATGCAGCAGGTTTATCATCCGTCCTGGCTACTCACCACCCACTCCATCGATCTGATCTCGAAGTTTTCTGAAACGTTTGTGCATGTACGTGTAGGTTTCATGTGCTGACTGAGTTCGACCAGGGAAAACGAAGCTGCCGAAAGCGGTTAGCCGATCACAATCGTCGCCGGAGAAAGTCTCAGGAGCTGGCGACGAACACCGTAACCCCGATCCAGAACAGCGACAGTAGCATTACACCCATCGATACCGCAGTGGGCAACGACTTGACCGAGGGCGACACGATCTTGTTCACCACAAGTAGCCGCAACACGACAGCTCCAACAGCATTCACCAGGTGTAAACCAGAGAACGAATCACCGGTGACGCACATGTCGCCGCCTCGCGCACCATCGATGATGTTGCCACTCTCGACAACACGCATGGCAAAGGAGATGGCGCTGGGGATCGGCTGCAGCAGCGTTAGAGCTGGAGCGTCGTCCACGGCGGAAAATTCACCGCCGGGTGCGCCGTTCCTGGTGCAACTAGGCGAGTTCGGAGTCCACCACCGGAGTTTTACCGCTTAGGACGAGGAGGCCGTGAGCAGCATTAACCGATAGAAACAAGCAGCAGTAGGAGTGCCGCTACTATCTTGTGCTTTCGTTGGTTTCTACGATGTCTTAAGGTCCCTTTTGCTTCTAATAAAAGAAAGGAATTAAGAGGAGTTGATTCATTATAGATGCACGAGATATATTTGCTGATTGGCGTCGTTCCCATTTCTCGGGGACGAGGAACAGAAGAACAGGTAAAGAATGGTATGACAGTGGCCAGAGGCTGGACGTCTAGAGAGAATAATTGCAGAGAGCAGTGACAGACTCAAAGAACTTGCATTGTTCCCTCGGATTGTCGCAGATGATACTGATCTTTTCACAAGGATTAATTTGCTGGTTGAATTAGTACAGCCTGATCATTAAGAACTATATATATAAGCAGTTTTCTTTATACAGAACAATAACACCACGGCCAAATAAATCATCGATGTTGCAGTGCTGTAGCGCATAGAGGAAAAAGATGCTGCTGCATACAGATGAGAGCTGAAGTCTGATGGGATTCTCTGTCATTTAGGACAGCATCAAAAGCATGCCCCAGCTTTCATCACTTGGATTTCGTTTCTTACACAAGTTTCAGTAAGCTAAGCACTCCTCCAGCATCCCATTACAGAATTATCAGTCAGGCCCACAGGGAATAATGGCATTCAGCAGTAGCTATCCTTGATGTCACGGATCACTGAGCTTCATTCCCTTCCTGCTTCTCCCATCTTCCAATGATTTCAAGCGAGCTGGGCATAAAATAGAAGCATCCTCTTCTAATCGACCTGTGTTTCATACAAGCGAGCTCCATGATTCTATCACATAAAAGCTTTGCTTACTGTGCTGCAACTTCCTTGGCTGTCCCTTTCGCCAACTGCCCTTGGGATATACTTGGTTTATCTGCAATAGAGACATGACTATCTCTCAGCTTCCACCTTGCAATGGCAGGCcaatctctccctctctctctctctctcacacacacacacacacatagttCATCTATAGCACGGACGGGAATCTTTCAGATGACATAGAAAGCAGTGAACGAAGAGAAAATGACACAGTTCCCAAGCCATAATGGATAAACTAGATTAATTGTTTGATTAAGTTAGATTCCAACCATGATAAGCAACCTAATCATCCTCGATAACCCTCATGACTAAATCAAATAATAAAGAGACTAAAATTAAATGCCAATCTCATGAAAGCGTTGTGGCCAATCTACATGGGCCTATCCCATGATCGACCAATATCCACATACATGCACAGAACATTCACTAAGCATTGAATCCAGGGAGCTTCGAAGTAGTCGCGTGACTCGATGAATTGACTTTTCTCAGTCAACAGCGAGGGAAAGTAAAAGATGAATACAATGGTAAGTGAGTTGCCCAATATCCACATACATGCACAGAACATTCACTAAGCATTGAATCCAGGGAGCTTCGAAGTAGTCGCGTGACTCGATGAATTGACTTTTCTCAGTCAACAGCGAGGGAAAGTAAAAGATGAATACAATGGTAAGTGAGTTGCCCAACCACCCATCTGTGGTGTGGATCTCGCACTGTGTCAACGTACAACAAGATTGGTATACTTGCACGCCAACCTTTTAACTGCCCGATCTCTCCCACCCATCACCATGCAATCATTTTGGTGAACCCCACTTGCGGAGTGCCGGGCCCCACCGCATCCATTTTGGTGAACTACGAGCCCGCAGCCTTATCTAAGCCCTTCACGAGCAGGAACCCATTGACGATGGTCTCTGTGAGAGCAGTCTGCATCATCGAGCGTACATGTGGCTTTCTCTCCATGAATGGCCACTGATTCAAACGCTACCAAGGAAGTAGTCATCTGGTTCTGGTCTTATATCTAGCTATTACAAGGAACCGAGTGGTCCAGGAGTACCAAAGATCCgctcaaggaggaggaggaggccgagaTAGGTCCAAGTCCCGCACACCCTTAACCACATGACTCTTCCGAGAGAGAAGTCCTATTCAAACGACCTGCTTGGGTGGAGGTTTCCTCCTACTACGAAGGCAAAGGCTAAGCCTCAACACGCATTTGTGCGACACAAATAAGCTGGTGGCTGTAGTAATTGCTTGGAATTCCTTCCAGGAAAATGACTTAATAATTAATGATATGCTTGACCCATGCGAAAAAGAGAGGACCTTTTTACTTCATACCTCTGGTCCATCAAAGGCAAGGAAAGGATATGCAAAACTTATTGATGTAATATTCCTTCTTCCTCCAAGCTAGGAACTATAAATGTTGTAATCCTGCAAGCAAGCTACATCAACTACTTGCACCAGAGGGTGTCTTGGTGAGAGACCAGAATAGTGGAACAAGCAAAGGCAGGAGGCTCAAAAGTTCCAGTTGGTCACCAACCGCGGAACCATATAGAAGATTGTGTGGAATTGCATAGATGATGAAGTCAGCACCCTCCCTGTTTCCTACTCCAAAACCTGAACCAACTAGCTAATGCAACCAACACCTGTTGGTCCCCATAAACCATTTGAGACATCCAACGATAATAACCATAAAGCTAGCTTCTCTCCCCCCTCTTCAAACCAATCCCCGACTCCCTCTCCCCATGCCCTCTCTCCCTCCTCATCTCCTTCTCCCTctgctcctcttctcctttcccCTGTCGACCTCCCCTCGACCCCTCCCCGATAAGCTCCAATATGAGAAGCACCGGACGGCGTTCCAACCCGTCCACGCTAACGACACGTGGCGATCCTTCCACCGCCTCCTCGACCTCGAACGCGGGAGCCACGTCGACGGCTTATCCGTTCTGAAGCGGTACTTCACCCGGTTCGGGTACCTCGCCGAGCCTGACCCGGCGGAACACGCCGAGTCGTTCGACGGCAGGCTCGAGTCCGCCGTCGTCCGCTACCAGACCAACCTCGGCCTCCCGGTCACCGGCAAGCTCGACGCCACCACCCTCGCCCAGATCATGACCCCGCGGT
Coding sequences within:
- the LOC135666758 gene encoding probable aquaporin TIP5-1; translation: MTSTDRSQLREWLSAASLRSYIAEFISTFFFVFAAVGSAISARMLTPDVTSDASTLVATALAQGFALFAAVYIAADISGGHVNPAVTFGLAVAGHIGVPTAIFYWISQLGGSTLACLLLRVASAGQAIPTTGIGTEMTGFGGAVVESAITFILVYTVYVAADPGGGGGDGKRKRKMRREVAGPLAVGLTAGACVLAAASLTGGSMNPARSFGPAVVSGNFKNHAVYWIGPLIGAALAALVHQYLVFPSASSDAYPNSAV
- the LOC103983447 gene encoding squamosa promoter-binding-like protein 8: MMLDYEWGNPAAVTPAMLLFGEENGGDDLVRQQATVFDHFAGHGIGSGGSTDFFPQAQPLMAAAFFPAPTPTSSTWHQRNGMEFPPLPARIGLNLGVRTYFSSTSPADGGGVVAGRVCRRRTRIARCQAEGCSMELTHAKHYHRRHKVCEFHSKASVVIVAGLSQRFCQQCSRFHVLTEFDQGKRSCRKRLADHNRRRRKSQELATNTVTPIQNSDSSITPIDTAVGNDLTEGDTILFTTSSRNTTAPTAFTRCKPENESPVTHMSPPRAPSMMLPLSTTRMAKEMALGIGCSSVRAGASSTAENSPPGAPFLVQLGEFGVHHRSFTA